From a single Granulicella aggregans genomic region:
- a CDS encoding MlaD family protein has product MPSQQEVRWSQLKVGVIVLIAVVILTTLLFLITSSSGLGVFSHKLTITTYFENSAALKVGAPVNLQGVTIGTVKAVNVVTDPQRHLTPVEVTMKIDGKYQKGLHKDSKAALSTLGVLGDTVVDINSQYATGPMLQDGDELKTLETPSLTDVVKASQGTLESLNVILAKANNIVDNLQSGKGSIGMLINDPGLYNRANATVSELNTLTNNLNQGRGTIGKLISDDALYNRLNATLGKLDNIVSGLDKGQGTAGKLLKDETLYNNLNSTLVHANSIMSDADAGKGALGLMLKDPKFRSELSDTLTQVNTLVAGVSSGKGTLGKLATDDEAYTNLNKLLSESTNLVTTIRKDPKKYLTIHLKIF; this is encoded by the coding sequence ATGCCAAGCCAGCAGGAAGTTCGATGGTCACAATTGAAGGTTGGCGTAATTGTCCTCATCGCTGTAGTCATCCTGACGACGCTCCTCTTTCTCATCACCAGTTCCTCTGGGTTGGGTGTCTTCTCGCACAAGCTGACGATCACCACTTACTTTGAAAACTCCGCAGCCCTCAAGGTCGGAGCTCCGGTCAATCTGCAAGGCGTCACCATCGGAACGGTCAAGGCCGTCAATGTAGTCACCGACCCCCAGCGCCATCTGACGCCAGTCGAAGTCACGATGAAGATCGATGGAAAGTATCAGAAAGGCCTTCACAAGGACTCGAAGGCCGCGCTCTCCACTCTCGGCGTGCTGGGAGACACTGTCGTCGACATCAATAGCCAGTACGCGACGGGACCAATGCTCCAGGATGGCGACGAGTTGAAGACGCTCGAGACGCCGAGCCTCACCGACGTCGTGAAGGCAAGCCAGGGCACGCTCGAAAGCCTCAACGTCATCCTCGCCAAGGCAAATAATATCGTCGACAACCTCCAGTCCGGCAAGGGCTCGATCGGCATGCTCATTAACGATCCCGGTCTGTATAACAGGGCCAACGCCACTGTGAGTGAGCTGAACACGCTCACGAACAATCTGAACCAGGGACGCGGCACGATCGGCAAGCTGATCAGCGACGACGCTCTCTACAACCGCCTCAACGCCACTCTGGGCAAGCTCGACAATATCGTCTCCGGCCTCGATAAGGGACAGGGCACAGCCGGCAAACTGCTCAAGGATGAGACCCTCTACAACAACCTCAACTCCACGCTCGTCCACGCCAACTCCATCATGTCGGACGCCGACGCTGGCAAGGGCGCTCTCGGCCTGATGTTGAAGGACCCGAAGTTTCGCAGCGAATTGAGCGATACTCTCACCCAGGTCAACACGTTGGTGGCTGGAGTCAGCAGCGGCAAGGGTACTCTTGGCAAACTCGCCACCGACGATGAGGCCTATACCAATCTGAATAAGCTGCTCTCCGAGAGCACAAACCTCGTCACGACCATCCGCAAGGACCCCAAGAAGTACCTGACCATCCACCTGAAGATCTTCTAA
- the acpS gene encoding holo-ACP synthase: protein MVVGLGSDLIEIARVAKSIDRFGTRFLRRVFTPEEIAYCQRKRNAAESFAARFAAKEAGAKALGTGISHGISWPEIEVRRELSGKPTLHWTGRARERALKLGVRTAALTLTHSRDVAMAVVVLED, encoded by the coding sequence ATGGTAGTTGGCCTCGGTTCCGATCTGATCGAGATTGCGCGCGTGGCAAAGAGTATCGACCGATTCGGCACTCGCTTCCTCCGCCGCGTCTTCACTCCCGAAGAGATCGCCTACTGCCAGAGAAAGCGCAATGCAGCCGAAAGCTTCGCCGCGCGGTTTGCTGCGAAAGAGGCTGGGGCGAAAGCACTGGGCACCGGCATCAGCCACGGCATCTCCTGGCCGGAGATCGAAGTGCGTCGCGAGCTCAGCGGCAAGCCCACTCTGCACTGGACGGGCCGCGCCCGCGAACGCGCTTTGAAACTCGGCGTACGAACAGCTGCGTTGACCCTCACCCATAGCCGTGACGTCGCCATGGCCGTGGTCGTGCTCGAAGACTGA
- a CDS encoding UbiA family prenyltransferase, with product MDTPTALLPEATIVDGLALPLDVALCVDLDGTLVKSDTLVDSTLALARQKPQALLQLPGWLMQGKAALKKHITSAVTLDVTHLPYNRELIQFLEQEHATGRAIYLATAADKALAERVADHLGLFTGVLASDGAVNLAGKNKLAAFRDRFGDNFCYIGNASPDIPLLTHCQAPMVANPTAGLKAGLRSAKVTPVRSFIDKASTLKAWLKAIRLHQWSKNILIFLPLLLAHRWNGGLITGTLVAFLSFGLCASGTYIVNDLLDIEADRKHLKKRRRPFASGDLSAIKGVAVVVLFLLAAFTLAFLLPNIVTLIDSSQTLLAPYKFVMWLCIYAVTTSAYSFSLKRMVLVDVIVLSGLYTIRIIAGAAATGIPISPWLAAFSIFFFLSLAFVKRFAELESLRLRGAAPANGRGYLISDIEQLRSFGSASGYVSVFVLTQYISGLNAEPLYTHTTRLWLLLPVLLLWISRLWLLASRGELDEDPVVYAITDKRSLLLGALVVIIVISAL from the coding sequence ATGGACACACCCACGGCGTTACTCCCTGAAGCAACGATCGTCGATGGTCTGGCGTTACCGCTCGATGTCGCGCTCTGCGTCGACCTCGATGGCACCCTCGTGAAATCCGACACCCTGGTCGACTCCACACTGGCGCTCGCGCGTCAGAAGCCGCAAGCCCTGCTTCAGCTGCCGGGATGGCTCATGCAAGGCAAGGCCGCGCTCAAGAAGCACATCACTTCAGCCGTTACGCTCGACGTAACCCATCTTCCCTACAACCGCGAGCTGATTCAGTTCCTCGAGCAGGAGCACGCGACAGGAAGAGCGATCTACCTGGCCACTGCCGCGGACAAGGCTCTCGCCGAGCGCGTTGCCGATCATCTCGGCCTCTTTACAGGGGTTCTCGCTTCCGACGGAGCCGTGAACCTTGCCGGCAAAAATAAGCTGGCTGCCTTCCGCGACCGCTTCGGCGACAACTTCTGCTACATCGGCAACGCTTCGCCGGACATTCCACTGCTGACCCACTGCCAGGCACCCATGGTCGCCAATCCCACGGCTGGACTCAAAGCAGGCCTTCGCAGCGCGAAGGTCACGCCTGTCCGCAGCTTCATCGACAAGGCGTCCACACTAAAGGCATGGTTGAAGGCGATCCGGCTGCATCAGTGGTCGAAGAACATCCTTATCTTCCTGCCGCTACTGCTCGCGCACCGCTGGAACGGCGGCCTCATTACCGGGACACTGGTTGCCTTCCTCAGCTTTGGCCTCTGCGCTTCCGGCACCTACATCGTCAACGATCTTCTGGATATCGAAGCTGACCGCAAGCACCTGAAGAAGCGCCGTCGGCCCTTTGCGTCCGGAGATCTCTCAGCGATCAAGGGCGTCGCCGTGGTCGTCCTGTTTCTTCTTGCAGCCTTCACACTCGCTTTCCTGCTGCCCAACATCGTTACCCTGATTGATTCGTCACAAACCCTGTTGGCGCCCTACAAGTTCGTGATGTGGCTGTGCATCTACGCGGTCACCACGTCGGCATACTCTTTCTCCCTGAAGCGCATGGTGCTGGTTGATGTCATCGTGCTCTCGGGCCTTTATACGATCCGCATCATCGCGGGCGCAGCTGCCACGGGCATTCCCATCTCGCCATGGCTGGCGGCGTTCAGCATCTTCTTCTTCCTCTCGCTCGCCTTCGTCAAACGTTTTGCGGAACTTGAAAGTTTGAGACTTCGGGGAGCAGCTCCAGCAAACGGTCGCGGCTACCTCATCTCCGACATCGAACAGCTTCGTAGCTTCGGTTCAGCCAGCGGTTACGTCTCCGTCTTCGTCCTGACGCAGTACATCTCCGGCCTGAACGCAGAGCCGCTCTACACGCACACCACGCGACTATGGCTGCTGCTGCCTGTCCTGCTCTTGTGGATCAGCCGCCTCTGGCTGCTCGCATCGCGCGGCGAGCTCGATGAAGATCCGGTCGTCTATGCGATCACGGACAAGCGGAGCCTCTTGCTGGGTGCTCTCGTCGTCATCATCGTGATCTCTGCTTTGTAG
- a CDS encoding adenosine deaminase family protein: MPRVIRLALLSLSLGTAAIGTSVLGQNSASTPLEQKTSRTLEATRKNPLALHALIERMPKGADLHMHLSGAIYAETFLRDAAADLLCVNLSKMKFEKNVGTSKGLPAQAVCAEGSVPAADAFKNQELYKSLIDTFSMRSFVPVSGRSGHDQFFDTFGRFGGVEKNHLGEWLDEVATRASAQNEQYLEIMETPSFSAAAKLGYQAGWPARPASARVTAEDDVTGTSPAELSKLRDQLLAAGLRDEVATDRREYADALADRNQIEHCGQPDAKAGCSVTIRFLYQILRSNSPQQVFAQTLLGFEVASADSNVVGLNFVQPEDDYMAMSEYRRQMRILDYLHSVYPKVHISLHAGELAPGLVPPEGLRFHIREAIDLGHAERIGHGVDVMYEDDPQALLKEMADRHIMAEINLTSNDGILGIEAPFHPLPDYLAAHVPVALSTDDEGVSRIDMTHEYTRAAMEYGLSYTELKTMVRTGLEHSFLAGDSLWQQNDRFTAVVAACAGQPIGADEPKGKCGEFLKNSDKASQQWQLEHRFHIFESTVQ; this comes from the coding sequence ATGCCTCGCGTCATCCGCCTCGCTCTTCTCTCTCTATCACTTGGGACCGCAGCCATCGGGACATCCGTCCTGGGACAGAACAGTGCGTCGACGCCGCTGGAACAAAAGACCTCCCGAACGCTTGAGGCGACGCGCAAGAATCCACTCGCGCTACACGCGCTGATTGAACGGATGCCGAAGGGGGCGGACCTGCACATGCATCTCTCGGGTGCCATCTACGCGGAGACGTTTCTTCGCGACGCAGCCGCTGATCTGTTGTGTGTGAACCTTTCAAAGATGAAGTTCGAGAAGAACGTCGGAACTTCCAAAGGCCTGCCGGCGCAAGCAGTGTGCGCGGAGGGCTCGGTTCCCGCAGCGGACGCTTTCAAGAATCAAGAGCTGTACAAGTCGCTGATCGACACCTTCTCCATGCGCAGCTTTGTGCCGGTCAGCGGCAGGAGTGGCCACGACCAGTTCTTCGATACCTTCGGCCGCTTCGGAGGCGTCGAGAAGAATCATCTTGGAGAGTGGCTGGATGAGGTTGCGACTCGCGCCTCCGCTCAGAACGAGCAGTATCTGGAGATCATGGAAACCCCCAGTTTCTCCGCAGCCGCGAAGTTGGGCTATCAAGCGGGCTGGCCGGCGCGACCCGCTTCAGCACGTGTCACCGCCGAAGACGACGTTACAGGAACGTCCCCGGCGGAACTCAGCAAGCTGCGCGATCAGTTGCTCGCTGCCGGATTGCGGGATGAAGTGGCCACTGACCGGCGCGAGTACGCGGACGCTCTCGCCGACCGCAACCAGATCGAGCACTGCGGTCAGCCCGACGCAAAGGCTGGATGCTCGGTCACCATCCGTTTCCTCTATCAGATCCTCCGTTCGAACTCTCCGCAGCAGGTCTTTGCGCAGACGCTGCTGGGATTCGAGGTCGCGTCCGCCGACTCCAACGTGGTGGGCCTGAACTTCGTCCAGCCAGAGGACGACTACATGGCAATGAGCGAGTATCGCCGCCAGATGCGGATACTCGACTATCTCCACTCGGTCTATCCCAAGGTCCACATCAGCCTGCACGCCGGCGAGCTCGCACCCGGCCTGGTTCCGCCCGAGGGACTTCGCTTCCATATCCGCGAGGCGATCGACCTTGGCCATGCAGAGCGCATCGGCCACGGGGTCGATGTCATGTACGAGGACGACCCGCAAGCGCTGCTCAAGGAGATGGCAGACCGCCACATCATGGCGGAGATCAACCTGACCTCGAATGACGGCATCCTGGGCATTGAAGCTCCATTCCACCCGCTGCCTGACTATCTCGCGGCGCACGTACCAGTCGCCCTCTCTACGGACGACGAAGGCGTGAGCCGCATCGACATGACGCACGAGTACACCCGGGCAGCCATGGAGTACGGGCTGAGCTACACCGAGCTGAAGACCATGGTGCGTACCGGCCTCGAGCACAGCTTCCTCGCTGGCGACAGCCTCTGGCAGCAGAACGACCGCTTCACCGCGGTCGTCGCTGCCTGCGCCGGTCAACCGATTGGAGCAGACGAGCCGAAGGGCAAATGCGGCGAGTTCCTGAAGAATAGCGATAAAGCAAGTCAGCAATGGCAACTGGAGCACCGCTTCCACATCTTCGAGTCCACCGTGCAGTAA
- a CDS encoding pyridoxal phosphate-dependent aminotransferase has product MESLTRRSLLKTSGLALAAGIFTNGAEALPDARGHEDLVHLNLNENAFGASANVAPAIQRELSRLSRYGDNKAAQDLTEQIAAYERIDADQVVLGEILGALGLYLGSDGGPGGEFIYSTPGYLALIDAASHVGGVGVPVPLNERYENDLVALQSKVSAKTRAIYLINPHNPTGTVSDSHAFKAFLGEASKQAPVIVDEAYLEFTQDFEARSAVSLVRDGANVLVFRTFDKIHGLAGLPIGYTLVPKKLGATLRGQGLGDAESLGRLNMAAASAALADKQHVETVRATVASERKKWLALLEQLHLPHTNSGANFIFFDAGRPHDDVAKPMLDRGIQIARAFPPYNNWVRITIGTAAENDKARRALQQVLKPGTV; this is encoded by the coding sequence ATGGAATCTTTGACACGCAGGTCCCTTCTAAAGACCTCCGGCCTTGCGCTCGCCGCCGGCATCTTTACAAACGGAGCAGAAGCTCTTCCAGATGCACGAGGTCACGAGGATCTCGTGCATCTCAATCTCAACGAGAATGCCTTCGGGGCTTCAGCGAACGTAGCTCCAGCAATTCAACGGGAGCTATCACGCCTCTCCCGTTACGGCGACAACAAGGCAGCACAGGACCTCACCGAACAGATCGCGGCCTACGAACGCATCGACGCAGATCAGGTTGTACTCGGCGAGATCCTCGGAGCGTTGGGCCTCTACCTCGGAAGCGACGGCGGCCCGGGAGGCGAGTTCATCTACTCGACCCCCGGCTACCTCGCCCTGATCGACGCAGCTTCTCACGTTGGCGGAGTAGGTGTTCCTGTCCCTCTCAATGAGAGGTATGAGAACGACCTTGTCGCCTTGCAGTCAAAGGTAAGCGCAAAAACCCGCGCCATCTACCTCATCAACCCTCACAACCCAACTGGCACGGTCAGCGATAGCCACGCCTTCAAGGCCTTTCTCGGTGAAGCTTCAAAGCAGGCACCGGTCATCGTGGATGAAGCCTATCTGGAGTTCACGCAGGACTTCGAGGCAAGGTCTGCCGTGTCGCTCGTACGCGATGGCGCAAACGTTCTCGTCTTTCGCACGTTCGATAAGATTCACGGCCTCGCAGGCCTGCCCATCGGCTACACGCTTGTTCCGAAGAAGCTCGGGGCAACGTTGCGCGGGCAGGGGCTGGGCGATGCCGAATCCCTTGGGCGTCTGAACATGGCGGCAGCCTCAGCCGCGCTCGCGGACAAGCAGCACGTCGAGACCGTTCGCGCGACCGTCGCCAGCGAACGGAAGAAGTGGCTCGCCCTTCTAGAGCAGCTTCATCTGCCGCATACCAATTCCGGAGCCAACTTCATCTTCTTCGACGCGGGCCGACCCCATGACGACGTTGCTAAGCCGATGCTAGACCGCGGCATTCAAATCGCGCGCGCCTTTCCCCCGTATAACAACTGGGTTCGCATCACGATCGGAACTGCTGCGGAAAACGACAAGGCGAGAAGAGCACTGCAACAGGTCCTCAAACCCGGAACAGTGTAG